The Erwinia billingiae Eb661 nucleotide sequence GCGGGGGCAATACGGCGGATGCGTCGAACGTAAAATTGATAAAAAGTGAAGGTATTATTGCTTATTTCTCTGGAGATAATGCTGCCAATTAAAAATCCAGAAATAACAAAAAATACGTCAACGCCAATAAATCCGCCCGATAACGCGCCAACGCCAGAGTGGAACAGAACCACCAGCAGGATCGCAAGGGCCCGCAGCCCGTCAATGTCTTTACGATAGGAAAATAGATGCACACTCTTCATGGTCACAGATCCCAAAAATACGCAGTATTGCCGTTAATAAAAAAACGAAAATAACCACTGATTACCCCACACGCGGTACTGACGTCTGTCAGGCCACCTGAGGAGCAAGCCGCGATGAATAATTGGACTAATTTTCATATCAGGCTATGGCAATACGCAGGGATTTCCAATACGGAGAAACAAATATAGATATTCCTGAGGGAATTATCTCAAAACGACCGGTGTTAATTTCGGCTAAGCAGAGGGGAACTAACAATTAAGTGAAAAAAATGGTGGGGCGCAGAAATGAAAAAGGCCCGCCGAAGCGAGCCTTTTCGACAGCGGACGCTATTACAGCTTAGCTGCGTTCGCAGACAGGTATTTAGCAACGCCGTCTGGAGACGCGCCCATACCTTCTTTTCCTTTTTCCCACTGAGCCGGGCACACTTCGCCGTGCTCTTCGTGGAACTGCAGCGCGTCAACCATGCGCAGCATTTCGTCAACGTTACGGCCCAGTGGCAGATCGTTAACAACCTGGTGGCGAACCACACCGGCTTTGTCGATCAGGAATGAACCGCGCAGTGCAACGCCAGCGTCCGGGTGTTCGATACCGTACGCTTTCTGCACTTCACGTTTGATGTCAGCAACCATGGCGTATTTCACTTCGCCGATGCCGCCTTTTTCGATTGGGGTTTTGCGCCATGCGTTATGCACAAACTCAGAATCGAAAGACACGCCGACAACTTCAACGCCGCGCTTCTGGAATTCTTCGTAACGCTTGTCAAAAGCAATCAGTTCAGAAGGACAAACGAAGGTGAAATCCATTGGCCAAAAGAACACAACGGTGGCTTTACCAGCGGTGTGTTTTTTAAAGTTGAAGTTCTCAACGATTTCACCGTTGCCCAGCACAGCTGCGGCAGTAAAATCTGGGGCTTGACGAGTTACCAGGACCATGTTCACTCCTGTAGAGAGAGGTGGGTTAATGAGACGAATCGCCTGCAGTATAAGAGCGATGTCGGGACAGGTGCCAGCGTAAAACGCTGATTGTTCAGATAGGTAAAACCTATCAAAAAATTAAAATGCTTAAAGCAGCCTCATACAATAACCGTTTTCGCCAAAAGGGCAAGCGGCAAACGTCTCACCCGGCTTTTACAGCGCTTTATGCACGGCTTTATCCATCATACGCGGATAAAACTGCCAAAAAAAATCTTCAAATATTTGATAATTATCAATAAAGTCGTCGAACGAATCTTCCAGCGCGGCCAGGCGTGGGCGACGACTGGCCATGCCCCGCAGTACCGGCTGCAGGTAATCGGCGTCGGCGTACTTCTCCATCCAGCGATCGGACCATAAATAACGGTTAAGATTCTGGAATCGCTCGGGTGTCGAGGCTAATTCGGGCGCGATCACAGATTTTGCCTGAGCCAAAAAAGCTGGCAAGGAAATTTCCGGAACGATTTTATCCCAGTTTCGTGACAGAAAATGATCCCAGATCACGTCGAGGGTGATGGGGGAAACGCGACGGGTTTCGGCACGGAAAAAGTCACGCGCAGCGCGCACTTCGGGCAGCGCGTCGGTCATCACATCAATGCGACGATGATGCAAAATGCCCTCGGCAACCGGCGTCGGCCAGTCGTTATGCGGATTACCCCGCACAAAATCGGCCATCAGATTGCCCAACAGGGAGCTTTCGGCCAGCGAGGCCAGGTGGAGGTGCGCAAGAAAGTTCATCCGGGGAGTATATCGCCTAATCCGCTGGTGGTGTAGTTGCGTTAGCCGGTGCAGGAACGCTGGATGAATGCGGCTCTGGCAGGACTCCGGAGGTGTTCCCGGCGCGTGCGGCATTAGATTGTTTAGAAATGGCGGGATTTCAGCTAGAATGTGCGCCCTGATTTCCCAACAGTGAATGACCATGCGCGTTGCCGATTTTTCGTTTGAGTTGCCCGAATCTTTGATTGCCCATTATCCGCAGGCCCAGCGCAGCGGATGTCGTCTCCTTTCCCTTAACGGGCCGGACGGCGAGTTGTCTCATGGCATCTTTACGGATTTGCTGGATAAGCTCACCCCTGGCGACCTGCTGGTGTTCAACAACACCCGCGTTATCCCTGCGCGCGTGTTTGGTCGTAAAGTCAGCGGCGGCAAAATTGAAGTGCTGGTTGAGCGCATGCTCGATGACCATCGCGTGCTGGCCCATGTGCGGGCGTCGAAAGCGCCTAAGCCGGGTGCAGAGTTACTGCTCGGCGATGATGAAAGCGTCAAAGCGACGATGGTTGCCCGCCACGATGCGCTTTTTGAACTGCAGTTTGACGATGAGCGCGCGGTGCTCGATATCCTCAATGCGGTGGGGCATATGCCGCTGCCGCCTTATATTGACCGTCCTGATGAAGACGCTGACCGTGAGCTGTATCAGACCGTCTACAGCCAGCGGCCAGGTGCTGTCGCTGCGCCAACGGCCGGCCTGCATTTCGATCAGCCCATGCTCGACGCGCTGCGTGAAAAGGGCATCGAAACGGCCTTTGTCACCCTTCACGTTGGGGCAGGGACCTTCCAGCCCGTGCGGGTTGACAGCATTGAAGACCACATTATGCACGCGGAGTATGCCGAAGTGCCGCAGGATGTGGTGGATGCGGTGCTGGCCTGTAAAGCCCGTGGCAACCGCGTGGTGGCCGTAGGCACCACTTC carries:
- a CDS encoding peroxiredoxin C; this translates as MVLVTRQAPDFTAAAVLGNGEIVENFNFKKHTAGKATVVFFWPMDFTFVCPSELIAFDKRYEEFQKRGVEVVGVSFDSEFVHNAWRKTPIEKGGIGEVKYAMVADIKREVQKAYGIEHPDAGVALRGSFLIDKAGVVRHQVVNDLPLGRNVDEMLRMVDALQFHEEHGEVCPAQWEKGKEGMGASPDGVAKYLSANAAKL
- a CDS encoding ACP phosphodiesterase; amino-acid sequence: MNFLAHLHLASLAESSLLGNLMADFVRGNPHNDWPTPVAEGILHHRRIDVMTDALPEVRAARDFFRAETRRVSPITLDVIWDHFLSRNWDKIVPEISLPAFLAQAKSVIAPELASTPERFQNLNRYLWSDRWMEKYADADYLQPVLRGMASRRPRLAALEDSFDDFIDNYQIFEDFFWQFYPRMMDKAVHKAL
- the queA gene encoding tRNA preQ1(34) S-adenosylmethionine ribosyltransferase-isomerase QueA; the protein is MRVADFSFELPESLIAHYPQAQRSGCRLLSLNGPDGELSHGIFTDLLDKLTPGDLLVFNNTRVIPARVFGRKVSGGKIEVLVERMLDDHRVLAHVRASKAPKPGAELLLGDDESVKATMVARHDALFELQFDDERAVLDILNAVGHMPLPPYIDRPDEDADRELYQTVYSQRPGAVAAPTAGLHFDQPMLDALREKGIETAFVTLHVGAGTFQPVRVDSIEDHIMHAEYAEVPQDVVDAVLACKARGNRVVAVGTTSVRSLESAAQAAQDALIAPFFDDTKIFIFPGYQYQVIDALVTNFHLPESTLIMLVSAFAGYRNTMHAYQQAVAEQYRFFSYGDAMFITRNPEAVTEQVGE